Part of the Mastacembelus armatus chromosome 6, fMasArm1.2, whole genome shotgun sequence genome, aaagtaattgATCACATGTGATGACCGGACGAGAGCAGAGAGCTGCTGTGGTCTCACCTCATTCAGAACCATGTCCAGCTTGAACTCTATGGAGTATCTCTCCTCTTCACTGGCGTCAACCTGCTCATGCAGCTTCTTGCAGAGTTCCTGGACAGAACAGACgtttttgttggttttgctggaaatatttatatttatggcCTTTGATTGGAGTAAAACTTGTAACAGTGTACTTTTCCACAGTGGTACTGATACTAATAAACTGAGTCAGACCCAGAAATGACCCTGAGAGCGGTCGGGTCCTGCTTGTGGCCTCACCAGGAGCTCTTCCTTGGAGTACGGCAGCTCCAGAGGAGGACATTTCCCCGCCAGGaacttctccctctcctcagtCTTCGATGTGGCTTCGGCCTCCAGCAGATTAGTCGCCACCACCAGCATACAGCTCTGTGGATTCCATCAACTCTCAGTACATTTGACTCAAATTTCAgggcaaacaaaagaaaaacagcagcaactcTGCCGTGTATCCATTTCTTACTTTCAGCGTATGCTTACGCCTTGCAGACAGTCTTTTCCTGCAGATAGAAACACAACACGCGAGTCGGACGGGGCCATAATCTTAGAAATCTATTATCTTTGTTTACTGAATCTAACTTTAACACATGGATCTGCTCTCTCGACAGACCCGATTTGATGATGCTGATAAATCCGACACAAATACGACTTTACATGAATCTGTTTATTAACACAACCTACTGATTAACGGTGTACTCACtcagaggccatgttagctgcAGGATCCTGATCCTCCCTGGTAGaaaaccagtaaaaaaaaaacacagagagaaaatattaaaagtctgattttaCCTTTTGAATTCTGACTAAAACGTTGTTCAGTTCCACACACAATAAGTCACGGTCCCCTCTGCTGTTTATCGATGCATTTATTTGGTCTATTAAGTCCCTGGATTCACTGGTACTGGGaatgtgtgttgttgttatGACTCCTGGGGCCCAGTCAGTCGTgctttgagtgtgtgttgctgctgaacTGAGATTTTGAGATTTTCTAACTTTCCATACCTGTGAGTGTTTATAAGACTTTGTTGGGACAGAATAACATAAATAATCCTCTTCCTGTGTATTAACATGGCCTCTACCTCTGGCGCCCAACAAAGGAGACTAATGGCATCTCCTCAAGACTCTTTTTACTGAATGAAACTGTAAACTCTAAATCGGATGCTGCTCCCGATACGTGACCTCAGTCTGAACAGAGAAATCAGATTTCATGTGGCTTTTCTGCAGACAGTCTGGTCCTGAGTATAAACAGATTCCAGTGTCCCACAAACGGGCTGTAAGTGAAGAGTTAAACTCCACGTCTTCTCTCCTGCTGCAGAAACTCACCTCTCACACTGGATCAAGTTAATTCTATCTTAAGACCTGATGTTTATTTCCAGGAACGAAACTTTGTAATCCAGTCCGGGTTAATGGCTTAAAGGAGCATACTGTTATTTTTAGCTGAGAGGCTCAAGGGACTCAGGTCCAactccagactgaaatatctgaaGGACCACTGGAGAGATTGGTATAAAGGTTTGTTCTAACGTTTACAGACAAACGAGGACAGCTCATTATTTTGGTGATGGGTTTATACAAACATCACAACAGATTAGACTGATGTGAATGTTAGCAGACAGTTCAGTCAAGATGCAGGACCAGGTTTTCAGCCTTATAATGATTTCAGAGCGGACTTGTGTTATCTAATGTGTCTCCAGAACAAAACATGGAGGTGGACCATCATCCTCAGCTGGAACAACTCAGCAGTAGACGAAATAAGCAGCACGAGGTAAACCTGGAAATAAAGTCTTAGTTTGCTCTCACTGGCTCCTGAAGGTCAGTAAATGCACCTCACGGCCCCTGAGAAGGGTAAATAAGGACAACTGTTCTCTCCTGGGGCCCTCTCAAACTGGATTAATGCTAACATGCTGTGAGCTAACACTGTAAACACAGTATAATAAGATGCTAAATAAAGGTGTAGTAAAACCCTATCATGTTAGATGGTAAGTATTAGCCTGATAACATGGTAGGTGCTAGCATGctgtgctaacatgctaaaacATAAATATCTGTAAATGCACTGAGCTTTGGATCATTACACTTAGCCTgctaaacattagcatgttGCTATGCTAAGGATAGACAAGAAAATAAGCCAGCAAGTTCAAATCAGCGTAAGTGCACCCATGCTGACGACACACATCGTAGTAAACATCATGTTTTCTGATGttcccaacaacaacaacaacaacaacatgacGTTCACTGAGCCGACTCAACCTGATCTCCGTTTGATAAGAGAGAAATTAAATAATAACAGAAATAGAAGTGATGCAGTTCATGATTTGTGCAAACCAACATCCTCTGTCTCTAACTTAGACTCAGTCCTGTCCCCGTACCATCAGCACAGACTGTAGCAGGGTGGACATCGAATAATATCAACTGGTTTCCAAATTGGAAAACTGCCGAAAAAATCGACTTTTAATTGTAGTAGATGGACATCGAGAGGATAAACAGCACCAACAGAGCAGCCAAACATCATCTCCATCGTCTTTATTGGCCTCTAAAGCTTCATTCACACGACTTCACGTTCGGTTTTTGAAAAAACACTTTATCCTAAAAATATTTGGGCTTTTTGTTTGAAGAATTAATGAAAGTATAACCAGCTACCTGAATGTTTGCAGACTCATTTTCAGTCAGTTGACTAATTGTTTACCTGACTGACTGTTGCAGCTCCTAAACAAACACACTTCTGTGTGCACATATACCCATATATATCAACCTACtgattatacacacacacttgaaataaaaccaaagctgCTCAATAATAAAGCAGCTCGAGCTCTGTGGCTCTGAGGCCAGACAGTTGCTGCCTGTCATGTTTAGGGGCGGTGACGGAGTAGCGGATTAGGACTCTATTCCTGGAGTCACAGCTGTTGCGAACGTCTTCATTATGgagaaaaaacactgacagcaggCTCGTCTTAGAAGAAAAGACATCTGACAACCAATGCAGGCATCCTAAAACACCAAGCTGGCCCACAAACAAGTGGCCATAACAGGGATGGGGGGGTCCTCCAGGGCTGGCAGGATATTTTTGGACACATGAAACTCTGCAGACATTTCAACATGTTGCTCTGGAGATGGAATAATATCTGCACGGTTAAATTTGGGCCCTGATTTGTGTCtttagtgagtgtgtgtgggtgctaTGGGCAGGACTGGCTCTGGAGGGAGGGTGCAAGGATTCACGGTAACACAACACCGCAGAACATCCCAAAGATGTGAGAGCATATGGTAAAAATAACTCGCTGCTGCTCTGGCCTCAGATGCACATAGAGTTAACAgccagaaacacagagacaagaaGGGACAAAGGCTTTTAAATgtctgaaagagaaaacagaccCCTGAAAGGAAGTGTGTCCGGGAGCAGACGAGTACGGAAACAGACCAAAGACCAGAACAAAAATCAGAGCAGGATACTCTTCTGTGGTAGAAGTTTAATAAAAGATGAATTAAAGTTTTATCGGTGTCAAACATGCAGTTGAGTGTAACGTGAAGTCGGAGACTGAGGTGTTCCTCTAAACTCTCAGCGCTGACAGAAAGATAAACACTGAGGGATCCATTTCCACGCCGAGGCCCTGTAGTGGTGTAGCCTTTCAGCGCCCCACATCTCCACACCGTACATCAGCGCTTTGCCACCGCAGCAGTGCGAGCCCATGTCCAAGCACTTCTAAACTGAGACGAAAAACTACTCCTGTAACCTTTGAAACCCAGAAAAGGTCACAAGGGTCAGTTAATGCCAAAGCAAAACCCACTACAGGCTGTGGAACCTGCTAAAACTGAGTTAACGCTTGATTGCtatgaaacaaatatttaacatcAAACAGCCATGAGCCTGCAGCATTTCACCATCACTACAAACTGATCGAACTGATCGACACCTCGTCAAAGAGCAGATCTCACTTCACATCGTCTCATCAGCACATGAACAAATGTCAGACAGTCAGAAACAGCTCTGAGACCGAAGGTTTCAACGTAAACAGAAATATTCTTGCACacatgaattttttttcttaatttgaagaaactaaagaaaaatctgCCAACAACATGTCGACATGCAGAGGACGTGCATGCAAGCAACAAAGACATCACATGCTTCTAGGCTTCATCCACTAAACTCACTGAAAGAGTCTCAGAGGGAGTTCTTACTTGGACTGAGCAGAGCTGTCGGCCTGTTAGAGTCACAGATACACACCGAGTCCCAGGCAGTCCAAGTGTTAAGAAGGTATATATTGCAATCTCTGATAGCCCTTTAAATCCTCCACTTTCTCTTTATGGAAGTGGACCACTAGTCAAACCAATGAGCTGGCAAGGTCAtgaaatacagtacagtgtCATCTGCCCCCTTTCTCGCCTCGCCTCATTATAAATAACCCGCCCTTTAAGATTGTTATCGGTATTATCTTAGCTCCTGACAGACACGACGCAGGGAAGTGATTAGAGCGCACAGGCGTTTGGTGATCAACACTTCATATGTATTTATACAGACACAAGTCATTTAGAGATTTGAGATATAGCAGGGAAACAGTGGGTGAAGTCTGTGCCAGCAGATCAGCAAAAAGACAGATCAATATATTGTGTCGATTCATTAATTAATCAACTGTAGAGACAATTCATCTCCAAGTATTTCATCATTATGTTACATTTAAGTTTAATCCTGTGTTTTCATAAATTCTCCTGAAGCTTTGGCTGCTGATTCCAGTGAAGTCTGTGGAGACACTATGAGGCTCTTGCCTTGTGTGTCTGCTCCAAaagtcactttacaaaaaccgAATCTCTTCCTGTGCCTCTTCCTGCAGTAAAACAGTTGGGAGTCACAGCTTTTAGATTTTGGTGGTGGGGCAGCTCATTCCTTTAAATCTGGACTAGATGTTGGGACTTTAGAGACAAAACTGAAGGAAACCAAACTCACGTGTTTTCACAGCCAGTGATCTGGATGAGAATCAGCTGCACAGCTGAAACATAAGAAGCGAAACTGTAAGACAGAGCAAATGATTTTGTGTGGATGTAAACACgattattaaaaagaaaaacagttttacaaCCACTTACCTCAGATCAGTTCCTGAACTGGTCATCTCTGAACAGGATTTCATTCATATCTTTGTCaataaaagtctgaaaataaatatttagtgTGACATTTTTCAGTATCAACACATACAAGACGACGCATCAGTTTGAGTTTTAAGTTTCTGTCGATCTGAGACCATTAGAAGCTTTTCACACcaaaaaacacagtgtgacctggactctgtcttttttttgttctgcagtGATTCATTTGTGTTAACAAGCTGCATCTGTGCAACAGCAGCTACCAGCGTCTGGAAGAgctgacagaaaacaaccagagacacgGAAGGACTACGAGGACAAAGCAACCAGACACGGAAGGACTACGAggacaaaacaaccagacacgGAAGGACTACGAggacaaaacaaccagacacgGAAGGACTACGaggacaaaacaaccagagacacgGAAGGACTACGAggacaaaacaaccagacacgGAAGGACTACGAggacaaaacaaccagacacgGAAGGACTACGAggacaaaacaaccagacacgGAAGGACTACGAggacaaaacaaccagacacgGAAGGACTACGAggacaaaacaaccagacacgGAAGGACTACGaggacaaaacaaccagagacacgGAAGGACTACGAggacaaaacaaccagacacgGAAGGACTACGaggacaaaacaaccagagacacgGAAGGACTACGaggacaaaacaaccagagacacgGAAGGACTACGaggacaaaacaaccagagacacgGAAGGACTACGaggacaaaacaaccagagacacgGAAGGACTACGAGGACAAAACAGAGATTCAAGTTGAGAAACGAAGGGACAAACCAGtttgcagcagcaaacacatttGGGAGGAAACGTAAAGCACCTTCATCTGGAAAGTTGCAGAAATGTTGATTCTGATCATGGCAGTAAAATCTTCACGtacttcatttgttttctgctaaTTATTATAGTTATTACAGTACAACATCCACATGTAGTCAAACTATTGGACACTCACAGCACCTGGTGAAGGTCAGGGAACAAAAGTCACGTCAGACACAACATGTTCAACCTTAACCAAAGTTAAACCTGTTCCCTAATCCACAGGGGGGACTCTGGGTGTGAACCCTGATGTCCGGTGGACCAGTCCTGGGCTTTGTCCACCCATCGTGCAGGTCAGTCGCAATATAGACACTGAATTCCTACATGTCCAGCTGGTTGGTTTCCTTAACGTTAGCACTCAATTCGTTTTTCTAAACAAAGAACTGTCAGTGTTCATATTCTTTAACGAATCACAGAATTAATATTAGCTGATGGCTAATAACTAATCAACCTGATGAATATatctaataaatatttaatatttatatttaataaacatcctgttgtgttttcagtgtttacaaTATATATGTGCAGCTCCAAGTAGACATGACAAAACGACTCTATCAGCAGGTGGAGCTTGTTTATTTAGTGGATCTTTCTACAGCTTCATGGTGGTTCAAACTGGATTTGTGCTGCCTAAATGAAACCAGTCTAAATTGAGACTTCTGTAAAGAGCAAGTCAAGTTGTTGCCAGATACACTGATTTAAGCCTCTGCCTCAAACATCTTCTTCCTCCCATCCATGCCAGATTTGTCTTCGATGTTTTTACGCCAGTCGCCAACGTCACGCAGCTCCTTGTCCTGAAACACCAAAACAGGCAAAACCCACAGCTGGATTATTAAACCTGAGTCACATATTCAGATGCAAATGGATGAGATGAAAAACAGTGACAGCTAATGATAAAGCTGGAATCAGATTTATCTTCCCCTCACTTTTTGTTTACATCGTGTATATCTGCAGTTTGTGTGGAAACAGTTACTGCTAATTAAAGGATGGTGGCACCTGCAAACTTTGTTGGAGGTGGATGGAAGCATCTAAACAAGAAGATGCAAACGGATTTCTAAAacctgtataaataaaaaaacccTGCCagctcctcacctcctccttcacctccttcttGACCTGCTTCAGGTTGGCCCTCAGGTCCAGGttgactgtgtgtttggagcCCAGCAGAGCCTTGAGCATGGCGTCAGCGGACATACGCACCTTCCTCAGGACGGGCTTCTTGAATTTACCGATCAGGTCCTGAACTTTGATCTTCAGGTCGTCGATCTGGAAGGTGAAGACCAGAGTCCACAGTGGATCCACAGCAGCTCGTTACAAACAGTACAAATATCCAGATGTAGATCAGAACATTTGGGAGCCTCTGAAGGTTCAGGATGGTCAGTAATTTGATAGAACCGACCTCCTTGTTGCATTTTCTGACTTTGAACTCCAGGTCGTATCGCTCCTCATCGATCACATCGATCTTGTGGTGAATCTCCCTGCACAGctcctgaacacaaacacaggtcaCAAcactaaaataacacacagtggACAATATCAGCTAAATCAGTGACGGCTCCTACTGGTACTATATGTActacaaatatttttactgcacataaaaactgaaaatactgcAGAGGTACGTTCTAAATACTGATCACAGCCTCCAGGTATCCATGATGTCCAACCTGTAAACCCTGTGGCCTGTATCAGAACATATGTTCCTGTTTTCATGGCTGTTGGTTTTTGACAAACCTGCAGCTCCTGCATGGTCCTGGGCATGGACAGAGGAGGACAGTTCTCAGCCATgtacctcctcctctcctcctctcgctccctctcctcctcctccagtatACCTTTGGCAATGGAGAGCATCAAACTCTgccaaaaatgaatgaaagcacATGTCAAACATTTGTAGGCAAGTTTTCAGCTGTTCACACTGGAAAATGAGCTGTAAGAAGAAATTTATCGGAGTTTTGTTGCCAGTTGGAGGAACTCGACCCTCAAAacatttgttcttgttctttgcTACAACTTTACTTTGCTAAACAAACATGCAATATTTTACCTTCAGATGTTGCTTGCGACTCGAAGACACCTTTTTCCTGGGAAGAACATAAGATTTTCTCATGAATTCTGAttcaaatgaaagaaacatGAGTCTAGAAAGTTTTTTATAATCGATAATTTCTATTGGAAACATGCAAAATTTTCCAAAACTGTAGAACTCAATAAAAGAATAAAtggttttaatatttgattgatattttaaataattacataaaatagTTTCTACATGTTTGAGTATCTCATTTAGAAGTTTAGACAAATAGATAAATGAATTACTCACTCTGACatcttggtgtttttttttcacactgcagaaaaacatgacaatttCCATTTTGGAT contains:
- the LOC113132913 gene encoding troponin I, fast skeletal muscle-like encodes the protein MASEKRLSARRKHTLKSCMLVVATNLLEAEATSKTEEREKFLAGKCPPLELPYSKEELLELCKKLHEQVDASEEERYSIEFKLDMVLNEVKDLNIKIVDLRGKFKRPHLKKVRMSADAMLKALLGSKHTVNMDLRANLKQVKKEVKEEDKQLRDVGDWRKNIEDKSDRKKMFDS
- the LOC113132920 gene encoding troponin I, fast skeletal muscle-like — encoded protein: MLSIAKGILEEEEREREEERRRYMAENCPPLSMPRTMQELQELCREIHHKIDVIDEERYDLEFKVRKCNKEIDDLKIKVQDLIGKFKKPVLRKVRMSADAMLKALLGSKHTVNLDLRANLKQVKKEVKEEDKELRDVGDWRKNIEDKSGMDGRKKMFEAEA